A genomic window from Barnesiella propionica includes:
- a CDS encoding MFS transporter yields MTKQEVNLRDSAVMRWSALGIVAFTMMAAYFVNDIMAPLKTMLESNLSWNSSDFGYFTGAYSFLNVFLLMLIWGGLMLDRFGIRLTGKLATILMVVGVALEYYGITVKAADTTMIMGHKAGVFFASAGYSIFGVGAEVAGITVTKIIAKWFRGKEMGTAMGIQVALARIGSQAAYSVAIPIAKNTSLSMPVIVGFILLVIGMFAFFAYSVMDKKLDKQDKFIEEEEESKFSFRDVKDILINPGFWLIALLCVLFYSCVFPFQKFASELMVNKYGISDDIAGTIVGLPALGALVLTPLFGSVVDRRGKAASIMMLGSFMLILVHLIYAIPFLNNWLIAITLMIVLGIAFSLVPSAMWPSVAKIFPARQLGTAYALIFFIQNIGLWGVPNLIGLILDKYCVVGTSGNANIYDYTLPMVVFTGFAVLSLIVAYLLKVANRRYGYNLEKPNISK; encoded by the coding sequence ATGACAAAACAAGAAGTAAATTTGAGAGATTCGGCGGTTATGCGTTGGTCTGCTTTAGGGATCGTGGCATTTACTATGATGGCCGCCTATTTCGTTAATGATATTATGGCTCCTTTAAAAACGATGCTGGAATCGAATCTGTCATGGAACAGTAGTGATTTTGGATATTTTACCGGAGCCTATAGTTTTCTGAATGTATTTTTATTAATGCTTATCTGGGGCGGCTTGATGCTCGACCGTTTCGGAATAAGGCTTACCGGAAAACTGGCGACCATACTTATGGTCGTAGGTGTCGCTTTGGAATATTATGGTATTACCGTAAAGGCTGCCGATACCACTATGATAATGGGCCATAAAGCCGGCGTGTTTTTTGCTTCGGCCGGTTATTCTATCTTTGGCGTCGGAGCAGAGGTGGCAGGTATAACTGTGACGAAAATCATTGCTAAATGGTTCAGGGGAAAAGAAATGGGGACTGCAATGGGAATCCAGGTAGCTTTGGCCCGTATCGGTTCTCAGGCTGCCTACTCAGTCGCAATACCCATAGCCAAGAATACCTCTCTTTCTATGCCTGTGATAGTAGGATTTATATTGCTTGTCATAGGAATGTTTGCTTTCTTTGCTTATTCGGTAATGGACAAGAAACTGGATAAACAAGATAAATTTATCGAGGAGGAAGAGGAAAGCAAATTTTCTTTTAGGGATGTAAAAGATATTTTGATTAATCCTGGTTTCTGGCTGATAGCACTGTTGTGCGTATTGTTTTATTCTTGTGTATTTCCATTTCAGAAATTCGCGTCGGAACTTATGGTTAATAAATACGGTATAAGTGATGATATTGCCGGAACCATAGTGGGTTTGCCTGCATTAGGTGCATTGGTGCTTACCCCTTTATTCGGTAGTGTTGTAGACCGTAGAGGGAAAGCAGCTTCTATTATGATGCTGGGGTCTTTCATGCTCATTTTGGTTCATTTAATATATGCTATACCTTTCTTAAATAATTGGTTAATCGCTATCACTCTGATGATCGTTTTGGGTATTGCATTTTCTCTGGTTCCTTCGGCTATGTGGCCTAGTGTCGCCAAGATATTTCCTGCGCGCCAGTTAGGTACGGCTTATGCTCTTATCTTTTTTATTCAGAATATAGGTTTGTGGGGTGTTCCTAATCTTATCGGCTTGATCTTGGATAAATATTGTGTGGTAGGTACCAGTGGTAATGCCAATATATATGATTATACCTTACCTATGGTTGTTT
- the ppdK gene encoding pyruvate, phosphate dikinase, with amino-acid sequence MYMKRVYTFGNGQAEGRADMKNLLGGKGANLAEMNLIGVPVPPGFTITTEVCTEYNKEGKDAVVKLLEEDVKKAIQHIENLMGTKFGDASNPLLVSVRSGARVSMPGMMDTVLNLGLTDAAVEGIAKKSGNPRFAWDSYRRFVQMYGDVVLGMKPHSKEDIDPFEEVMEKVKEEKGVKLDTELEVEDLKKLVSLFKAAVKERTGKDFPESPWEQLWGAVCAVFDSWMNERAILYRRMNQIPEEWGTAVNVQAMVFGNMGETSATGVAFTRDAATGEDIFNGEYLINAQGEDVVAGIRTPQQITIEGSRRWAALQGISEEQRASKYPSLEEAMPVCAKDLIETQQKLEDYFKDMQDLEFTIQDGKLWLLQTRNGKRTGAAMVKIAMDMLREGIIDEKTALKRMEPQKLDELLHPVFDKTALKRAKVVAKGLPASPGAATGQIVFFADDAEEWAEKRKKVIMVRIETSPEDLRGMSVAQGILTARGGMTSHAAVVARGMGKCCVSGAGEIKVNYKDRTVEMGGTLYKEGDWISLNGSTGDVYDGQVPTVDADMSGDFAAIMNLSEKFTKVDVRTNADTPRDATVARKFGAKGIGLCRTEHMFFEGDRIKAMREMILSKDEDGRRQALAKLLPMQRGDFEGIFEAMDGFGVTIRLLDPPLHEFVPHQLATQKELAEEMGMTIEEVKLACDALEEFNPMLGHRGCRLGCTYPEITEMQARAIIEAALNMKAKGINVYPEIMVPLVGVVEELKMQAEIINKTAAEVFAERGDSIAYKIGTMIEVPRAAVTADQIAEVADFFSFGTNDLTQMTFGYSRDDAGKFLKIYKEKGILKTDPFEVLDQQGVGQLVRMGVEKGRSTKPELKVGICGEHGGEPSSVKFCASLGMNYVSCSPYRVPIARVAAAQAAVEE; translated from the coding sequence ATTTATATGAAAAGAGTTTATACATTTGGCAATGGCCAGGCTGAAGGCCGTGCTGACATGAAGAACCTTCTAGGAGGTAAAGGAGCCAATCTGGCTGAAATGAACTTGATTGGAGTTCCCGTTCCTCCAGGGTTTACTATCACAACGGAAGTTTGTACCGAATATAATAAAGAAGGAAAAGACGCCGTAGTAAAATTACTGGAAGAAGATGTAAAAAAAGCTATTCAACATATCGAGAACCTTATGGGTACCAAATTCGGTGATGCAAGTAATCCGCTGTTGGTATCGGTTCGTTCCGGCGCACGTGTTTCTATGCCCGGTATGATGGATACGGTACTTAACCTGGGACTTACCGATGCCGCTGTAGAAGGTATAGCTAAAAAATCAGGTAACCCGCGTTTCGCATGGGACTCTTACCGCCGTTTCGTACAAATGTACGGTGATGTGGTTTTAGGAATGAAACCTCACAGCAAAGAAGATATCGATCCGTTCGAGGAAGTAATGGAGAAAGTAAAAGAAGAAAAAGGTGTAAAACTCGATACGGAGCTTGAAGTAGAAGACTTAAAGAAACTGGTTTCTCTATTCAAGGCTGCAGTAAAAGAACGTACAGGAAAAGATTTCCCCGAATCCCCCTGGGAACAACTCTGGGGTGCCGTTTGTGCTGTATTTGACAGCTGGATGAACGAGCGTGCCATACTTTACCGCCGCATGAACCAGATACCCGAAGAATGGGGAACTGCTGTGAACGTACAGGCAATGGTATTCGGAAATATGGGCGAAACATCAGCTACCGGAGTAGCATTTACCAGAGACGCCGCTACGGGAGAAGATATCTTCAACGGAGAATATCTTATTAACGCACAAGGCGAAGACGTTGTAGCCGGTATTCGTACTCCCCAGCAAATCACAATCGAAGGTTCACGCCGGTGGGCTGCATTACAAGGTATCAGTGAAGAACAACGTGCTTCTAAATATCCTTCACTGGAAGAGGCCATGCCGGTATGTGCAAAAGACCTTATCGAAACCCAGCAAAAACTGGAAGATTATTTTAAAGATATGCAAGACCTTGAATTTACTATCCAGGATGGTAAATTATGGTTACTGCAAACCCGTAATGGAAAACGCACCGGTGCCGCTATGGTAAAAATCGCCATGGATATGCTGCGCGAAGGTATTATTGACGAGAAAACAGCCTTAAAAAGAATGGAGCCTCAGAAACTGGACGAACTGCTTCACCCGGTATTTGATAAAACTGCATTAAAAAGAGCTAAAGTCGTTGCCAAAGGTTTACCTGCTTCTCCGGGAGCCGCCACAGGACAAATTGTTTTCTTTGCCGATGACGCAGAAGAATGGGCAGAAAAACGCAAGAAAGTAATCATGGTGCGTATCGAAACTTCTCCCGAAGACCTGAGAGGTATGAGCGTTGCACAAGGTATCCTTACAGCTCGCGGAGGTATGACCTCTCACGCTGCCGTTGTTGCCCGTGGGATGGGTAAATGTTGTGTTTCCGGTGCCGGAGAAATTAAAGTAAATTATAAAGACCGCACCGTTGAAATGGGCGGAACTTTATATAAAGAAGGAGACTGGATTTCATTGAACGGTTCTACGGGCGACGTATATGATGGACAAGTGCCGACGGTAGATGCCGACATGAGCGGAGATTTTGCGGCCATTATGAACCTGTCTGAAAAATTCACCAAAGTAGACGTACGTACCAATGCCGATACTCCCCGTGATGCTACTGTTGCCCGCAAATTCGGTGCTAAAGGTATCGGACTTTGCCGTACAGAACATATGTTCTTCGAAGGTGACCGTATCAAAGCTATGCGTGAAATGATCCTTTCAAAAGATGAAGACGGACGTCGTCAGGCTCTTGCCAAATTGTTACCGATGCAACGCGGAGACTTCGAAGGCATTTTTGAAGCCATGGACGGTTTCGGTGTCACAATTCGTTTGCTCGATCCTCCTTTGCATGAATTCGTACCTCATCAGTTAGCTACTCAAAAAGAACTGGCTGAAGAGATGGGAATGACAATCGAAGAAGTAAAACTGGCATGCGACGCTCTGGAAGAATTTAACCCCATGCTGGGTCACCGTGGTTGCCGCTTAGGTTGTACTTATCCTGAAATAACCGAAATGCAGGCACGTGCTATCATTGAAGCAGCTTTGAATATGAAAGCAAAAGGCATCAATGTTTATCCCGAAATCATGGTTCCATTGGTAGGTGTCGTAGAAGAATTGAAGATGCAGGCTGAGATTATCAATAAAACAGCCGCTGAAGTATTCGCAGAAAGAGGAGACAGTATTGCCTACAAAATAGGTACTATGATAGAAGTACCCCGGGCCGCTGTAACGGCCGACCAAATTGCAGAAGTTGCGGATTTCTTCTCATTCGGAACAAACGACCTTACACAAATGACATTCGGATATTCTCGTGACGATGCCGGAAAATTCTTAAAAATATACAAAGAAAAAGGTATCCTCAAAACCGATCCGTTCGAAGTTCTCGATCAGCAAGGTGTAGGCCAGCTGGTACGCATGGGCGTTGAAAAAGGGCGTTCTACCAAACCGGAACTTAAAGTGGGTATCTGCGGAGAGCATGGAGGCGAACCTTCTTCGGTTAAATTCTGTGCGTCTCTTGGAATGAACTATGTTTCATGCAGTCCTTATCGTGTGCCCATTGCACGTGTAGCGGCGGCACAAGCTGCAGTTGAGGAATAA
- the rlmD gene encoding 23S rRNA (uracil(1939)-C(5))-methyltransferase RlmD, whose protein sequence is MARKKKELPVLEQVEIVGVAAEGKAIARVNDLVVFVPFVAPGDIVDIQLYRKKHKYAEGRVVKFHSYSPQRTEPFCRHFGICGGCKWQHLPYENQLQFKQQQVIDNLSRIGKVELPEISPIKGSAKQQFYRNKLEFTFSNKSWLTFEEMQSGETFDNRNALGFHIPNMFDKVLDIKKCWLQDDISNRIRLSIREFALEHNYPFFDLREQSGLMRNIIIRTASTGEIMLIVVFYENDTEKIKALMQHIAGKFPEITSLLYIVNRKANDTITDQEVFVFKGRDHIIEEMEGLRFKVGPKSFYQTNSEQAYELYKIVRDFARLTGNELVYDLYTGTGTIANFVASCCRRVIGIEYVPEAIEDAKVNSDLNHISNTLFYAGDMKDILTLDFIEEHGRPDVIITDPPRAGMHDDVVKSILFACPERIVYVSCNPATQARDLSLLDEKYRVVRVQPVDMFPHTQHVENVVLLERKD, encoded by the coding sequence TTGGCAAGAAAGAAGAAAGAGCTTCCTGTCTTGGAGCAGGTTGAAATTGTCGGTGTGGCTGCAGAAGGAAAAGCTATTGCCCGTGTAAACGATCTGGTAGTATTTGTTCCCTTCGTTGCTCCCGGTGATATTGTAGATATACAATTGTATCGTAAAAAACATAAGTATGCCGAGGGACGGGTGGTAAAGTTCCACTCATATTCGCCACAACGTACCGAACCGTTTTGCCGTCATTTTGGTATATGTGGCGGTTGCAAGTGGCAACATTTGCCTTATGAAAACCAGTTACAGTTCAAGCAACAACAGGTGATAGACAACCTTAGCCGTATAGGAAAAGTGGAACTACCGGAAATATCACCGATAAAGGGTTCTGCAAAACAACAATTTTACCGGAATAAGCTGGAATTTACTTTCTCGAATAAATCCTGGCTTACTTTTGAAGAAATGCAGTCGGGAGAAACATTTGACAACCGCAATGCCTTGGGATTTCATATACCGAATATGTTTGATAAAGTACTGGATATAAAAAAATGCTGGTTACAAGACGATATTTCTAATCGTATTCGGCTTTCTATCCGGGAATTTGCATTGGAACATAATTACCCGTTTTTTGATCTTCGGGAGCAATCGGGGCTTATGCGTAATATTATCATACGTACTGCATCCACGGGCGAGATAATGCTTATTGTCGTGTTTTATGAGAATGATACTGAAAAGATAAAAGCATTGATGCAGCATATTGCGGGTAAATTTCCAGAGATCACTTCGTTGTTATATATAGTGAACCGGAAAGCAAATGATACGATAACCGATCAGGAGGTATTTGTTTTCAAAGGACGGGATCATATTATAGAAGAGATGGAAGGTTTACGGTTCAAAGTCGGACCTAAATCTTTTTATCAGACCAACTCGGAACAGGCATATGAATTGTATAAGATAGTTCGTGATTTTGCTCGTCTCACGGGAAATGAGCTGGTATACGACTTATATACCGGAACAGGTACTATCGCTAATTTCGTAGCATCCTGTTGTCGCCGGGTAATAGGCATTGAATATGTGCCTGAAGCTATTGAAGATGCTAAAGTGAATTCCGATCTGAATCACATAAGTAATACTCTTTTTTATGCAGGGGATATGAAGGATATTCTCACGCTGGATTTTATAGAAGAGCACGGACGTCCCGATGTAATTATAACCGATCCTCCCAGGGCCGGAATGCATGATGATGTTGTTAAGTCTATTTTATTTGCTTGTCCCGAACGTATCGTATATGTTAGTTGTAATCCGGCGACCCAGGCACGAGATTTATCCTTATTGGATGAAAAGTATAGAGTTGTCCGGGTACAGCCTGTAGATATGTTCCCTCATACCCAGCATGTGGAGAATGTCGTGTTATTGGAAAGAAAGGATTGA